A window of Xenopus laevis strain J_2021 chromosome 1L, Xenopus_laevis_v10.1, whole genome shotgun sequence genomic DNA:
TTATTAATTTGTGAGCTGCTTGAGCCCTTGAAGCCCTTTCCATACCATCCAACCATCATCACAAGGTCTAAAACACTCAAGAGGACAAATATTTTGGGTAAATCCTGCTCATCTGTTCCCCATCAAAAAACCTTaaggctacccccccccccctttaacttAACAGTTTTAACACTGCCTTACAGCCACATCCACTAGCCTCAAACTTAAACTTCAGCCTCCAACTGGCCAGTTACTAATGGGACTTCTTCCATGCTCTGTCTCTCCACTTCTCCTCTTAAGTCACCAGAGCCCAATAGATGCTTCTGAGAAGTCAAAAATGAATGGAACCAGTAAATAAAGCTGGAAAATGTGAGTTTACCTAGCTTGGTAGGGTTTTAGCactgaaatggcaaaaataatcTTTATGTAAAATTACAACAGATTATTTTGACTGTTGCAAAATTAAGATCTCACCTGGTGCTGCAGAATTGAAGGCATTTCGGTCCTTCCTGTTGATCCTAAATGACTgaatgtctctctctctataagatcCAAAACCTTCAAAGCTCCTCCTTTTACCGCTTAGATCACAGTCCCTTTTTTCATTTGCCGAACTCATTTCAAGAAACAGGTCGGAAGAGTCTCCCCTGGCACAGAAGTCATTATTTCCAGCATATTTTTTCAGACAGCTATCAACAGATTCACCGTTTAGGTCCGCTTTCTCTTTCGACGATGGCCAATGCTGAGCATCAGAAAGCGACAACGATGAAAGGGTATCAACCTCAAAACTACTCTTTGACCCCCTTTGTCCAGTTTCTAAATGTTGATGCTTCTGCTTGTCTTTATGCTTGCTTTTCTCACTTATGGAGGAATGGTCTTTGCCAGACGGGTTAAGCTTTTCACTTGCTATATGACTTGAAAAGCTGGCAGCCTTGCCTGAAAAAAGGCTGCCGAATTCACTGTGTCCCCCTAGGATACGATCATCCTTATGTTTGTGCTTATGCTTGTGCTTCCTTTTGTGAAGTCGGCTACTTGAAAGACCAACTCCAGATGTTTTGGAAGTAGCCAAAGACGACTGCATATCACCTAGCCCCATTCCTACAGAGGGTTGAAGATGTATtccatgttttgttttatgcttGGCAGCAGTAGGCATCTTCATATGAGAGCTTGTGTGAAATTGAGGTGGTGGTACAGAGGGCCTCATAAATGGAGAAGTTGCCCCTAGAGTGTGGGACAGATACAACGGAGCTGGATACTGACCATAATAACCAAGGTTCATCATAGGCATTGATGTGTAAGGCATTCCATATGGTGCATAGTAACTTCCGCTGGGAATAGGGTATCCGAACCCTTGTAAAAAAGGCACCTTTGTCATGGTGTCATTGGTTTTGGCAGGTCTACCACGCTTTTTCTTCGATTTCATGTCAGAGGTCCTGCGAAGGTAAAGTAATgggtcatactgtatatatggcacAGGGTAATAATGGTCAAAATTAATCCTGAATATGCTTGGATAAGGATTTTCATGGTAGAACGTATAGCTTCGGTGGGAGATTCTGAAGACTTGAAATTTATTGATGAGGTCCTCAAGGTCCGCCAGAAATTGCAGGTTGTCCCTGTTCTGCAGACTTTTCCTCTTTCTCTTGTGCTTTGGTTTTTTACTACTTTCATGGACGAGAAAGTTGTCAACGATGAGATGTTTCGGTCGGTGGCCATGCTTGCTCTTTGTGCTGGTGTCTGATGGCGTAACCTCTGGATTGTCCAGAGAACAGAAGTCAAAAGAGTACCTTCTGCGGGATTCAGAGCTTTTCTCGGCTTGATCTGAAGTGCTATTATTATCTGTACCGATTCCACTGTCACTCGGTATGGTTTCTTCACTGTGTGACTCGCTTATTGGTGACAGCGTGACCTCTTTGAGGGAGCTTATCTCACATAAATGAGAAGGAGACAGAGCCATTAATCTTGGTGGAGACAACTTCCACGAACTGCCATGTAGTAGTCCTTTCTGGGTTTTTGTTGGAAgagcactgattggctgaagaTTTGGCATAGTTTTTAAATCGGAAAATATTGTATCTGTGTTGGCAGGACTGAGATTACAGTTTGAACCTATTAGCTGTGTCGTAATTGAGTGAAGAGCTGCTGGTGAAGACGCCACAAGTGACTGCAAGTTTGAAGGCACTGCTGGGTTTTCAGGCTGGCTGGAAACAGGCCTTGAATGTTTAATGGCTGTTCTGTGATCATTTTGTAGAGGTATCTGCTCTGCTCTGGGTTTTCTTCCCCTTTTCTTGCCAATGTAGATTGTTCCCCTCTTGCTAACATTGATCTGCTTGCCTAATCTAGCATCTAAAGTTGTGGCTACAGTTGCTATTGCATTTGCTTGGGGCTGGGCTTTTGATTTCAATGCAATGCTGTTTGAGCACGACAAAATTTGGTTTAAAATATTCTTCCTTTTGAGCGTTTTCATCTTATTaatggtttttattgttttcttatcTAGCATTCCCAGCTTACTCACTTTTTTGTTAAATTCTAATTCGCTGATTGATCTTTCCATGGATGGATTTATCTGAACCAGTTCAGAGAGGTTGTGCCTCCCTTTTCTCTTCTTGATACCAGGAAACTCTCTGTTAAGTGGGCTTACGGGGCTAGTTGATGTGCCCTCGTGGATAGTTTCTACAGTGAGCAAGGGTTGTTTCTTTGGTCGACCCCTCTTTTTCTTGGTTGGAGTAATTACTGTAAGGCTATCTGTGTTGGTATAAAGTGGGCTGGATGGTGTTATTGGGTAGGCAGAGGGAGGTTCAACCACAATTTTTTCCGAGGCAGAGTTGTCATTGCTGTTACTGGCTTTTGGCTTGAGGTTTGCCCATCGTTTCTTTGATGCCAGTTTTGGATGCGGTAATTCTGGTGTTTTTGATTTTGCCATTCCTGAAATGGCTTTGGAAGGTGGTAATGAAGTGGCTACCTTCTGGAGACAAGACAAGCCACTCATTAAAGCTTTTCCACCATTACTCTCAAGTAACTTTGATGGAAGATCACTACCAAAAACTTTACCCTGTTTCAGAACTCTGCTGTCTTTCTTGCTTGCCAGCATCTGACCAATCATTTGGTGGCTTGCTTCGTTGATGATCATTCGTCCTAAAGACTGATCTTCCTGTACCTTTTTATCCCCAGGAGGTTTAACATGGGGTTTCTTCTTCCTTTTGTTGGCAGATGCATCAGCGGTGGTAGTTTTCATTGGCATAGTTAATCTGACATGGCTTGAGTCACTTTCACAACTGTTTCCAGAAGATACATCCTGTCGCTGTGGTGGTGCTGGTAATTTATTATCTGTAGGGTTTGGATCTTTTTTGCTTTCCGCCATATCATGACTTTTGGGTTCGActgcttttgagttatttttgccCCACTCACTCTCCTTAACCTGCACGGTTTGATTTAAATCTTTCTTTCCaacttttttctttgcatttccaGATTGCTCAGGAGCCTCCCCAAGGCTGTTTTTCTTGTCCCCTGAGGGCGAGAGCCCATTACAATCAAGAACATTGCTAGTTGAAGACCCAGTGCTGATGTTAGCAGCTGATGGCATTGTACTAACATTGGCAATTTCCTTTGCATTTGATAAATGATTCCAAATGCTACCCACATTCGATTTCTTTGACTGAGTTTTAAATGGAGTGACGGCTTCTGCACTTTGGGTCTTGGTGACACTAGATGCTTCTTTGCAAGACTCAACATCAGTAACACTACTCTGCGTCGTTGGCCCAGAGTCTGATTTTGCCAGCCAGTCGAGATGGTGCTGGTTACTTTTCTGCTGGTGCTTTGGTTTTAAGGAGTCGTTGGTGATATCTGAAGGGGTGCTGGAGTCGAAATGCACGGTAGAATGCTTCTGTGATTTCTCATGCACCTACAAAGACAATAGAAAGAAAAGTGATTAGAAagaaacacaaacataaaaaaaaaaacagctaagtATGATTTACAAATTCCATAGATGGTATATCCCTTCTATGAGCTATTAATGGTATCAGAGGCAACCTTTATCTGGGTTTGGTGATGGCATCC
This region includes:
- the setbp1.L gene encoding SET-binding protein; this encodes MEQRENLSTNRTRGCDADSNPSAPAGKAPPSASCSGDTMIPTSGTAKAGLGNGESMEQEEEDELGSGRDVDSNSNADSEKWVTGDGLEEQEFSIKEANFTEGSLKMKIQTTKRAKKPPKNLENYICPPEIKITIKQSGDQKVSKAGRNSKATKEDDRAHARKKANVVWEKFPLQSNHQRKLPGNTTVGQASQVHEKSQKHSTVHFDSSTPSDITNDSLKPKHQQKSNQHHLDWLAKSDSGPTTQSSVTDVESCKEASSVTKTQSAEAVTPFKTQSKKSNVGSIWNHLSNAKEIANVSTMPSAANISTGSSTSNVLDCNGLSPSGDKKNSLGEAPEQSGNAKKKVGKKDLNQTVQVKESEWGKNNSKAVEPKSHDMAESKKDPNPTDNKLPAPPQRQDVSSGNSCESDSSHVRLTMPMKTTTADASANKRKKKPHVKPPGDKKVQEDQSLGRMIINEASHQMIGQMLASKKDSRVLKQGKVFGSDLPSKLLESNGGKALMSGLSCLQKVATSLPPSKAISGMAKSKTPELPHPKLASKKRWANLKPKASNSNDNSASEKIVVEPPSAYPITPSSPLYTNTDSLTVITPTKKKRGRPKKQPLLTVETIHEGTSTSPVSPLNREFPGIKKRKGRHNLSELVQINPSMERSISELEFNKKVSKLGMLDKKTIKTINKMKTLKRKNILNQILSCSNSIALKSKAQPQANAIATVATTLDARLGKQINVSKRGTIYIGKKRGRKPRAEQIPLQNDHRTAIKHSRPVSSQPENPAVPSNLQSLVASSPAALHSITTQLIGSNCNLSPANTDTIFSDLKTMPNLQPISALPTKTQKGLLHGSSWKLSPPRLMALSPSHLCEISSLKEVTLSPISESHSEETIPSDSGIGTDNNSTSDQAEKSSESRRRYSFDFCSLDNPEVTPSDTSTKSKHGHRPKHLIVDNFLVHESSKKPKHKRKRKSLQNRDNLQFLADLEDLINKFQVFRISHRSYTFYHENPYPSIFRINFDHYYPVPYIQYDPLLYLRRTSDMKSKKKRGRPAKTNDTMTKVPFLQGFGYPIPSGSYYAPYGMPYTSMPMMNLGYYGQYPAPLYLSHTLGATSPFMRPSVPPPQFHTSSHMKMPTAAKHKTKHGIHLQPSVGMGLGDMQSSLATSKTSGVGLSSSRLHKRKHKHKHKHKDDRILGGHSEFGSLFSGKAASFSSHIASEKLNPSGKDHSSISEKSKHKDKQKHQHLETGQRGSKSSFEVDTLSSLSLSDAQHWPSSKEKADLNGESVDSCLKKYAGNNDFCARGDSSDLFLEMSSANEKRDCDLSGKRRSFEGFGSYRERDIQSFRINRKDRNAFNSAAPGITNAHLKADQMSQHSKNDLNSSNNMTKRKPAAESVAMLPSPVLSFFASSSESASASLQKRFKRCEIEAIQSEVRKMCNYNKILSTKKNMDHVNKILKAKRLQRQSKTGNNFVKKKRGRPRKQPLLFDEDSRDQMPVLEKCVDLPNKRGQKPSLHPLDLEAGRQDLVMDTIEAVIHMAREGHSSRIPRNGKRKIIEEEEIKAKRHRKGRRGESDSTC